GACTTCGTACGCCCGCGTACGCCTATTGGGTACATGTGTATGAGTCACAGTCCTACTCACATCACTGTGTGCCAGGACCTCCCGAATAGTCCGGCTGTCATACCCAGATTCAAGCCAGTGCGTCGTAAGCGAGTGCTTAAGCGTATGACAACCGGAATGTTTGGCAACGCCAGCCCGGGGGATGTCGTCATTTCTCGGAACAGTCTCGCGTCTCCGCCTGATCCTGAGCTCAAACAAACACCAGGAATTTATTATTTGATAGGATATGGCCGAGAGAGACATTTGTCAAACAGAACTTCGTGCTAGGGGGCAGGTGCAGGCACATGACGTCCCCCCCTTGCTGATGTTTCTATGCCCTCCGTTGAGGAGGGATTCGAGCCCCCTTGGTGGCAAAGGTGAATACCTTGTATCGGCACTGTTCTAATTGGTATGTGAGAGGGCAGGAACGCGCCGAGAATGCTTCTGGCGCCGCGGAAAATCCTCCGATGCCGGTGGAGTCGGTCGGAAACCACTCTCGCGCCT
The Candidatus Eisenbacteria bacterium DNA segment above includes these coding regions:
- a CDS encoding tyrosine-type recombinase/integrase, with protein sequence MSLSAISYQIINSWCLFELRIRRRRETVPRNDDIPRAGVAKHSGCHTLKHSLTTHWLESGYDSRTIREVLAHSDVSRTVTHTHVPNRRTRAYEVRLMVSPGDANCRGARVGALGGLSRFFARGTARAGHARSKPAVLVLLYRPAPLCIRISCKRECAVRRGV